Proteins encoded within one genomic window of Amorphoplanes friuliensis DSM 7358:
- a CDS encoding ornithine cyclodeaminase family protein, whose product MDTLLLTRQHVAKLVEMNGRDHFMDLLIRNLRTAFRAESKGHTPPRGGFLRCPGDTGVIEWMPHHRAGESMTLKLVAYTPSNPERLNLPTIIGTLTRYDDVTGHLEAVSDGVLLTAFRTGAASAVASSLLARPDSRTLGLVGAGAQAVTQAHALSRIFPLERILVTDAEPSHAASYADRVDFLGLDVRVADVEEIERESDIICTATTVGVGAGPVLPGTSLRPDVHINAIGADLVGKFELPVAVLRSATVVPDHFAQARAEGECQQLADDEVGPDLMTLCARPQEAVALRSGRTVFDSTGFALEDHVAFSTLIELAAEAGVGDRVALEHLPEDALNPYS is encoded by the coding sequence ATGGATACGCTCCTGCTGACGCGGCAACATGTTGCCAAACTCGTCGAGATGAATGGCCGGGACCATTTCATGGATCTGCTGATCCGCAATCTGCGGACGGCATTCCGGGCCGAGTCGAAAGGGCACACACCGCCCCGCGGCGGTTTTCTCCGCTGCCCCGGTGACACCGGCGTCATCGAGTGGATGCCGCACCACCGGGCCGGCGAGTCGATGACGCTGAAGCTGGTGGCCTACACACCGTCGAACCCCGAGCGCCTCAACCTGCCGACGATCATCGGCACGCTGACCCGGTACGACGACGTCACCGGTCATCTGGAGGCGGTGAGCGACGGCGTGCTGCTGACAGCGTTCCGGACCGGTGCCGCGTCCGCGGTCGCGAGCTCGCTGCTGGCCCGGCCGGACTCACGGACCCTGGGTCTGGTCGGTGCGGGTGCGCAGGCCGTCACCCAGGCGCACGCCCTGAGCCGGATCTTCCCGCTGGAGCGCATCCTGGTCACCGACGCCGAGCCCTCCCACGCCGCGTCGTACGCCGACCGTGTCGACTTCCTCGGGCTCGACGTGCGCGTGGCCGACGTGGAGGAGATCGAGCGGGAGTCCGACATCATCTGCACCGCGACCACGGTCGGTGTCGGCGCGGGCCCGGTCCTGCCGGGCACCTCGCTGCGCCCCGACGTGCACATCAACGCGATCGGCGCCGACCTCGTCGGCAAGTTCGAGCTGCCGGTCGCGGTGCTGCGCAGTGCCACGGTCGTGCCCGACCACTTCGCCCAGGCCCGGGCCGAGGGGGAGTGCCAGCAGCTCGCCGACGACGAGGTCGGCCCGGACCTGATGACACTGTGCGCGCGCCCGCAGGAGGCGGTGGCGCTGCGCTCCGGGCGTACCGTCTTCGACTCGACCGGATTTGCCCTCGAGGACCACGTCGCCTTCAGCACGCTCATCGAGCTGGCCGCCGAGGCCGGTGTCGGCGACCGCGTCGCCCTCGAGCACCTGCCCGAGGACGCGCTCAACCCCTACAGCTGA
- a CDS encoding response regulator transcription factor, producing MRIILAEDSILLREGLIRLLTEEGHEVLAAVGDGDELIREVEARQPDLIVVDIRMPPTHTDEGLKAALEIRRRWPALGVLVLSQHVEKNYATQLLASDTAGVGYLLKDRVSRVEEFLDSLDRVHNGGAAIDPEVVRQLLARTTHVDPLSKLTNREREVLDQMAQGHTNAAIALKLHISQSAVEKNVNMIFEKLDLTRTTGYSRRVLAVLQYLGS from the coding sequence TTGCGAATAATCCTGGCCGAGGACTCGATCCTGCTGCGTGAGGGCCTGATCCGGCTGCTCACCGAGGAGGGGCACGAGGTGCTCGCCGCGGTCGGTGACGGCGACGAGCTGATCCGGGAGGTGGAGGCGCGTCAGCCGGACCTCATCGTGGTGGACATCCGGATGCCCCCGACCCACACCGACGAGGGCCTGAAGGCGGCCCTGGAGATCCGCCGCCGCTGGCCGGCGCTCGGCGTGCTGGTGCTCTCCCAGCACGTGGAGAAGAACTACGCCACACAGCTCCTGGCGTCCGACACCGCGGGCGTCGGTTATCTGCTCAAGGACCGGGTGTCGCGGGTGGAGGAGTTCCTCGACTCGCTCGACCGGGTGCACAACGGCGGAGCGGCCATCGACCCCGAGGTCGTCCGGCAACTGCTGGCCCGGACGACCCACGTCGACCCGCTGAGCAAGCTGACCAACCGCGAACGCGAGGTCCTCGACCAGATGGCGCAGGGTCACACCAACGCCGCCATCGCCCTGAAGCTGCACATCTCGCAGAGCGCGGTCGAGAAGAACGTCAACATGATCTTCGAGAAACTGGACCTGACCCGCACGACCGGTTACAGCCGGCGGGTCCTGGCCGTCCTGCAGTATCTGGGCTCGTGA
- a CDS encoding sensor histidine kinase: MPGDPSDITVPQNHSGNDTAKAPEVSFTNRALGFVAGILTALLEAGYFVVVGAVLGPAMLWPRTRAAAIRRFLVGVRWLTELELRRRSRFFDDLFPVERDDQKALPYLTSHLAAGLLSAIVVGLLGFGLVLVVLVTRGMIRGSLGIWDLLAQVLLGGVLLFLDIQGIITLAGLDGRLARRYFGPSEREMLKRRIAELSASRAGIVRAVDSERQRIERDLHDGVQQRLVALAMLLGRARRHRDPVEAGRLMEQAHRESEEVLVELREVAWRAYPSALDNLGLPEALAGVAERSSIPVRVRIDLDTPLPRPVETATYFVVSEAVTNAVKHSGAAAIGVAIERRSGCVHVRITDDGAGGADPAGSGLSGLGLRVAALDGRMSVGSPPGGPTEITVEIPCE, encoded by the coding sequence GTGCCCGGCGACCCGAGCGACATCACCGTTCCGCAGAACCATTCCGGAAACGACACCGCGAAAGCGCCGGAGGTTTCCTTCACCAACCGCGCGCTCGGCTTTGTGGCCGGGATCCTGACGGCATTGCTCGAGGCCGGCTACTTCGTGGTGGTCGGCGCCGTCCTCGGACCGGCCATGCTGTGGCCGCGCACCCGCGCCGCCGCGATCCGGCGATTCCTGGTCGGTGTGCGATGGCTGACCGAGCTCGAGTTGCGCCGCCGGTCGCGGTTCTTCGACGATCTGTTCCCCGTCGAGCGCGACGACCAGAAGGCTCTCCCCTATCTGACGTCGCACCTCGCCGCCGGTCTGCTGTCCGCGATCGTGGTCGGGCTGCTCGGTTTCGGTCTGGTGCTGGTCGTGCTGGTCACCCGGGGCATGATCCGCGGTTCGCTGGGGATCTGGGACCTGCTGGCCCAGGTGCTCCTCGGTGGCGTCCTGCTCTTCCTCGACATCCAGGGCATCATCACCCTCGCCGGCCTCGACGGCCGGCTCGCCCGCCGCTACTTCGGCCCCTCCGAACGCGAGATGCTCAAGCGGCGCATCGCCGAGCTGTCCGCGAGCCGCGCCGGCATCGTGCGGGCCGTCGACAGCGAACGCCAGCGCATCGAACGCGACCTGCACGACGGTGTCCAGCAACGACTCGTCGCCCTGGCCATGCTCCTGGGCCGGGCCCGCCGGCACCGCGATCCCGTCGAGGCCGGACGGCTGATGGAACAGGCCCACCGCGAATCCGAGGAGGTGCTCGTCGAGCTGCGGGAGGTCGCCTGGCGGGCGTACCCGTCGGCGCTGGACAACCTGGGGCTGCCCGAGGCGCTGGCCGGTGTCGCCGAACGGTCCAGCATCCCGGTGCGGGTCCGCATCGACCTGGACACGCCGCTGCCCCGGCCGGTGGAGACCGCGACCTACTTCGTGGTGTCCGAGGCGGTGACGAACGCCGTGAAGCATTCCGGGGCCGCCGCGATCGGCGTGGCCATCGAGCGCCGCTCCGGCTGTGTGCACGTCAGAATCACCGACGACGGCGCCGGTGGCGCGGACCCGGCGGGCAGCGGCCTGTCCGGGCTCGGCCTGCGGGTCGCCGCCCTCGACGGCCGGATGTCCGTCGGCAGCCCGCCCGGCGGACCGACCGAGATCACTGTGGAGATCCCTTGCGAATAA
- a CDS encoding HAD family acid phosphatase has protein sequence MKSLLRYAVVSAAAATACVLAVPAAAHAASPTGAATQVAPLALPPYETWIADVGAVAATASDYLEGRLPDASVRPAIVLDIDNTALQTQYRPGLVSPATEAVLDVAQQASADGAAVFFVTARPEILGWQSEANLRGVGYPFAGIYLRPWFNTQPDAELKTDAREDIESKGYTIVANIGNNTSDLSGGHAERTFKLPDYDGQLA, from the coding sequence ATGAAATCCCTTCTGCGTTACGCCGTCGTCTCGGCCGCCGCTGCCACCGCATGCGTGCTCGCCGTGCCCGCCGCCGCGCACGCCGCCTCCCCGACCGGGGCCGCGACGCAGGTGGCGCCCCTCGCGCTCCCGCCGTACGAGACCTGGATCGCCGACGTGGGGGCTGTCGCGGCCACCGCGTCCGACTACCTCGAGGGCCGGTTGCCCGACGCGTCCGTCCGCCCGGCGATCGTCCTCGACATCGACAACACGGCTCTGCAGACGCAGTACCGGCCCGGTCTGGTCTCGCCGGCGACGGAGGCGGTCCTCGACGTCGCGCAGCAGGCTTCGGCCGACGGTGCGGCTGTCTTCTTCGTGACGGCCCGGCCGGAGATCCTCGGCTGGCAGTCCGAGGCGAACCTGCGCGGGGTGGGGTACCCGTTCGCCGGCATCTACCTGCGCCCGTGGTTCAACACGCAGCCCGACGCCGAGCTCAAGACCGACGCCCGCGAGGACATCGAGAGCAAGGGCTACACGATCGTCGCGAACATCGGCAACAACACCAGTGACCTGTCGGGTGGTCACGCGGAGCGCACCTTCAAGCTGCCGGACTACGACGGCCAGCTGGCCTGA
- a CDS encoding MFS transporter translates to MDVPAAENTGHPRRWAILGVLVISLLVVVLDNTVLNVALRTIADPREGLGASQSQLEWAINSYTLVFAGLLFTAGILADRLGRRITLTVGLALFGIASLVSAYAQTADQLIWARALMGLGAAAVMPSTLSIIANVFDPRERGRAIGVWAGAVGLGVAIGPIVGGLLLEHFWWGSVFLINVPIVIAGVALVLTLVPESRDPKPGRIDIVGVLLSIIGLTLLTYGVIEGGEKGFGQPEAWGTLVASVAVLTGFVLYERRIKFPSLDVKLFGIREFSASVGAIGLVFFAAMGAMFFSAFYLQLVRGYGPLASGALFVPFAVAQMVFAPRSAAMVKRFGPKLVSTVGLLLVAAGLAGWLFVGATTPIWVVGALFFLMGVGMANVMPPATEAIMSVLPREKAGVGSAVSNTIRQIGGALGVAALGAVISSYYRDGVTTATAGLPDEARDVAQESISGAYGVAEQAGPAGQALIQSANDAFITAMHYASIGSTVFALLGALVAAIWLPGKRPANAPAPTNAEGLAENQGVELIEA, encoded by the coding sequence ATGGACGTTCCTGCCGCAGAGAACACCGGGCATCCCCGGCGCTGGGCCATTCTCGGCGTACTCGTCATCAGCCTGCTCGTCGTCGTGCTGGACAACACCGTCCTCAACGTCGCGCTGCGCACCATCGCGGACCCCCGGGAAGGCCTCGGCGCCAGCCAGAGCCAGCTCGAGTGGGCGATCAACTCGTACACCCTCGTCTTCGCCGGTCTGCTCTTCACCGCCGGCATCCTGGCCGACCGGCTCGGCCGCCGCATCACCCTCACCGTCGGGCTCGCGCTCTTCGGGATCGCGTCGCTGGTCTCCGCGTACGCGCAGACCGCCGACCAGCTGATCTGGGCACGGGCGCTGATGGGTCTCGGCGCCGCCGCGGTCATGCCGTCGACGCTGTCGATCATCGCGAACGTCTTCGACCCGCGGGAGCGCGGGCGTGCCATCGGTGTCTGGGCCGGCGCCGTCGGTCTCGGCGTGGCCATCGGCCCGATCGTGGGCGGCCTGCTGCTGGAGCACTTCTGGTGGGGTTCGGTCTTCCTGATCAACGTGCCGATCGTGATCGCGGGGGTCGCGCTCGTCCTCACCCTCGTCCCCGAGTCGCGTGACCCGAAGCCGGGACGCATCGACATCGTCGGCGTCCTGCTGTCGATCATCGGTCTCACGCTGCTGACCTACGGTGTCATCGAGGGCGGCGAGAAGGGCTTCGGCCAGCCCGAGGCGTGGGGCACGCTGGTCGCCTCCGTCGCGGTCCTGACCGGCTTCGTCCTGTACGAGCGCCGCATCAAGTTCCCCTCACTCGACGTCAAGCTCTTCGGCATCCGGGAGTTCTCGGCCTCGGTCGGCGCCATCGGCCTGGTCTTCTTCGCCGCCATGGGTGCGATGTTCTTCAGCGCCTTCTACCTCCAGCTGGTCCGGGGTTACGGCCCGCTGGCCTCCGGCGCGTTGTTCGTCCCGTTCGCGGTCGCCCAGATGGTCTTCGCCCCGCGCAGCGCGGCCATGGTCAAGCGGTTCGGCCCGAAGCTGGTCAGCACCGTCGGCCTGCTGCTCGTCGCGGCCGGTCTGGCCGGCTGGCTCTTCGTCGGCGCGACCACGCCGATCTGGGTCGTCGGCGCGCTGTTCTTCCTGATGGGCGTGGGCATGGCCAACGTGATGCCGCCGGCGACCGAGGCGATCATGTCGGTGCTGCCGCGGGAGAAGGCCGGTGTCGGCTCCGCGGTCAGCAACACCATCCGGCAGATCGGTGGCGCCCTGGGTGTCGCCGCGCTCGGTGCGGTCATCTCGTCCTACTACCGCGACGGCGTCACCACTGCCACCGCCGGGCTGCCGGACGAGGCCCGCGACGTCGCCCAGGAGTCCATCTCCGGTGCGTACGGTGTGGCCGAGCAGGCCGGTCCGGCAGGTCAGGCGCTGATCCAGTCCGCGAACGACGCCTTCATCACGGCGATGCACTACGCGTCCATCGGCAGCACGGTCTTCGCCCTGCTCGGCGCGCTCGTCGCGGCCATCTGGCTGCCCGGCAAGCGCCCGGCCAACGCCCCCGCTCCCACCAATGCGGAGGGTCTCGCCGAGAATCAGGGTGTGGAGCTGATCGAGGCATGA
- a CDS encoding TetR/AcrR family transcriptional regulator — MTTVSLDDAADQERKAPGRPRNARADAAIIEAVLELLSAGQSADALSMEAVAAKAGVGKATVYRRWPNKEALLIDAIRTMKGPPPVPAGESVREDLVMLIAGMRNKRMEHYGKVTACLVPELLKSPEMYTIYQSAMEPRRDVMRQVLVRGVANGDLRADLDIELTMLMLSGPTIAQNMLRWNPNVPDQGFAEALVDAVLRGAAA; from the coding sequence ATGACGACGGTCAGCCTTGACGATGCGGCCGACCAGGAGCGTAAGGCTCCTGGTCGGCCGCGCAACGCCCGCGCGGACGCGGCCATCATCGAGGCGGTGCTCGAGCTGCTCAGCGCCGGGCAGAGCGCGGATGCGCTCTCGATGGAGGCCGTGGCGGCCAAGGCGGGCGTGGGCAAAGCGACGGTCTACCGCCGCTGGCCCAACAAGGAAGCGCTGCTGATCGACGCCATCCGCACGATGAAGGGCCCGCCGCCCGTGCCGGCCGGTGAGTCGGTCCGTGAGGACCTCGTCATGCTGATCGCCGGCATGCGCAACAAGCGCATGGAGCACTACGGCAAGGTCACCGCCTGCCTGGTGCCGGAGCTGCTGAAAAGCCCCGAGATGTACACCATCTACCAGAGCGCCATGGAGCCCCGGCGTGACGTCATGCGCCAGGTGCTCGTGCGCGGTGTCGCGAACGGTGATCTGCGGGCCGACCTCGACATCGAGCTGACCATGCTGATGCTGTCGGGGCCGACCATCGCGCAGAACATGCTCCGCTGGAACCCCAACGTTCCCGACCAGGGTTTTGCGGAGGCGCTGGTCGACGCCGTCCTGCGGGGTGCGGCCGCATGA
- a CDS encoding pyridoxal-phosphate dependent enzyme, with protein MSVTLDDVHDAAARLKGVAHRTPVLRSRTLDALVGAEVHLKAENLQRVGAFKFRGAYNAVARLSPEQRDRGVASFSSGNHAQALALAAREFGTTAVILMPEDTPASKRAAAEGYGAEIITYDRYTGDRVALGAALAAERGLALIPPYEHPDVIAGQGTAALELLEETGELDVLFVPVGGGGLLAGSATAAKGLFPAIRVVGVEPEEGDDTRRSLAAGERVAVPVPRTIADGQAADIPGELTFSINRRLVDDVVLVSDDEIRDAMRFAFERMRVVMEPSGATPLAALLAGRAGPLPRRVGLIISGGNIDAARFAQLVGGSSVG; from the coding sequence ATGAGCGTCACGCTCGACGACGTGCACGACGCCGCCGCCCGGCTCAAGGGTGTCGCCCATCGCACGCCGGTGCTGCGGTCCCGCACGCTCGACGCTCTTGTCGGCGCCGAGGTGCACCTCAAGGCCGAAAATCTGCAGCGGGTGGGCGCCTTCAAGTTCCGGGGCGCGTACAACGCGGTAGCGCGGCTCTCACCGGAGCAGCGCGACCGCGGTGTCGCCTCGTTCTCGTCCGGCAACCACGCGCAGGCCCTCGCCCTGGCGGCCCGCGAGTTCGGCACGACCGCGGTGATCCTCATGCCGGAGGACACCCCGGCGTCGAAGCGGGCCGCGGCCGAGGGTTACGGCGCCGAGATCATCACGTACGACCGTTACACCGGCGACCGCGTCGCCCTGGGTGCCGCGCTGGCGGCCGAGCGGGGCCTCGCGCTCATCCCCCCGTACGAGCATCCGGACGTGATCGCCGGGCAGGGGACCGCCGCGCTCGAGTTGCTCGAGGAGACCGGCGAGCTGGACGTCCTGTTCGTACCGGTCGGTGGTGGCGGGCTGCTCGCCGGCAGTGCGACGGCGGCCAAGGGTCTCTTCCCGGCGATCCGGGTCGTCGGTGTCGAGCCCGAGGAGGGTGACGACACCAGACGTTCCCTCGCGGCGGGGGAGCGGGTGGCGGTGCCCGTGCCGCGCACCATCGCCGACGGTCAGGCCGCGGACATCCCCGGTGAGCTGACCTTCTCGATCAACCGGCGCCTCGTCGACGACGTCGTGCTGGTCAGCGACGACGAGATCCGGGACGCCATGCGCTTCGCCTTCGAGCGGATGCGGGTCGTCATGGAGCCCAGCGGCGCGACCCCGCTGGCGGCGCTGCTCGCCGGCCGGGCCGGACCGCTGCCTCGCCGCGTCGGTCTGATCATTTCGGGCGGTAACATCGACGCCGCGCGCTTCGCTCAGCTCGTCGGCGGCTCTTCTGTCGGGTAG
- a CDS encoding DUF5995 family protein — MEVPMTVVFDRDGVQDSAARLRDGRIQLAPDSWPGRGWAPAHQEIAELCAIAPTDIGGVLRGLTTAQKIFDGLPPPAGNRVAAFNSLYFTITDRVARSLSTANVRDAAFLELLDVEFAKRYFHALSLWGADDDSTPDAWEVLFRRAQDGEVSKLTAAMLGVNAHINHDLALALIATWEQLGPPDEDRVHPDYLLINKIFFEEIPDLRRRYSTPWQLRLDDLVGTLDDWSQRVLVSATRARAWEQGERLWALREDPDDLARALLVMDRVSSYLGEVLVAGDQFVTRVGTVLGRHR, encoded by the coding sequence GTGGAGGTTCCCATGACGGTCGTCTTCGATCGCGACGGTGTCCAGGACAGTGCCGCCCGCCTGCGGGACGGGCGGATCCAGCTCGCCCCGGACTCGTGGCCGGGCCGCGGCTGGGCACCCGCCCACCAGGAGATCGCCGAGCTCTGCGCCATCGCACCCACCGACATCGGCGGCGTGCTGCGGGGGCTCACCACGGCCCAGAAGATCTTCGACGGGCTGCCACCGCCGGCGGGCAACCGGGTGGCCGCGTTCAACTCGCTGTACTTCACGATCACGGACCGCGTCGCCCGGTCGCTGAGCACGGCGAACGTGCGCGACGCGGCGTTCCTGGAGCTGCTCGACGTCGAGTTCGCCAAGCGCTACTTCCACGCGCTGAGCCTCTGGGGTGCCGACGACGACAGCACGCCGGACGCCTGGGAGGTGCTCTTCCGGCGCGCTCAGGACGGCGAGGTGAGCAAGCTGACCGCCGCGATGCTCGGTGTGAACGCCCACATCAACCACGACCTCGCCCTGGCCCTGATCGCCACCTGGGAGCAGCTCGGACCGCCGGACGAGGACCGGGTCCACCCGGACTACCTCCTCATCAACAAGATCTTCTTCGAGGAGATCCCGGACCTGCGCCGTCGTTACTCGACGCCGTGGCAGCTGCGCCTCGACGACCTCGTCGGCACCCTCGACGACTGGAGTCAGCGCGTGCTGGTGTCGGCCACCCGGGCCCGCGCCTGGGAGCAGGGCGAACGACTCTGGGCGCTCCGCGAGGACCCCGACGACCTGGCCCGGGCCCTGCTGGTGATGGATCGCGTGTCGTCGTACCTCGGTGAGGTCCTGGTCGCGGGTGACCAGTTCGTCACCCGCGTCGGAACGGTCCTCGGTCGTCACCGCTAG
- a CDS encoding MFS transporter, with product MSARPSLLLRARSLFREPPADRTVRLLGWFNFFGDFRLYGPIMVIYFAQVSGSYTAAGSLLAVKMLSSAAFEVPAGILSDRLGRRGTMIAGAVVMVAAHLGYAAAPGYGLLLAAVVLEGLATALWSGNNEALLYDTLLEAGRADEFPRHSGRVNSMFQIALALGAAVGGVVAGASSLRTVVVLSVVPQVLCVLVALRIREPRVHGPLESSVLSHLGSAVRGIRRSPVLRRMTLVSALRYSSESAAQLSPVFVAGLWPFWALGLWRTFGHGVAFAGFRASGWVIGRFGAVRTLRGGELFDNVVNFVALVKPTVVSPVLLGSPAYGMSTIAQQTLLQREFSDRERATMGSLAALLGSVLYALVAVGAGLVADRWGIVAALFTIQAVTLIALPLAWRAHA from the coding sequence GTGTCCGCACGTCCTTCCTTGCTGCTTCGTGCCCGTTCGCTGTTCCGCGAGCCACCGGCCGACCGCACCGTCCGCCTGCTCGGCTGGTTCAACTTCTTCGGCGACTTCCGCCTGTACGGGCCGATCATGGTCATCTACTTCGCGCAGGTCTCCGGCTCGTACACCGCCGCCGGCAGTCTCCTGGCGGTGAAAATGCTGTCGTCGGCGGCGTTCGAGGTTCCGGCCGGGATCCTCTCCGACCGCCTCGGCCGGCGCGGCACGATGATCGCCGGTGCCGTCGTCATGGTGGCCGCCCATCTCGGGTACGCCGCTGCTCCCGGTTACGGCCTGCTGCTGGCGGCCGTGGTGCTGGAGGGACTGGCCACCGCGCTGTGGAGCGGCAACAACGAGGCCCTGCTCTACGACACGTTGCTCGAAGCCGGCCGGGCGGACGAGTTCCCCCGCCACTCGGGCCGGGTGAACTCGATGTTCCAGATCGCGCTCGCCCTGGGGGCAGCCGTCGGTGGTGTCGTCGCCGGCGCGTCGTCCCTGCGTACGGTGGTGGTGTTGTCGGTCGTGCCGCAGGTGCTGTGTGTGCTGGTGGCTCTGCGGATCCGGGAGCCACGGGTGCACGGCCCGCTGGAGTCGAGCGTGCTGTCGCATCTCGGATCGGCCGTGCGCGGCATCCGCCGCAGTCCGGTGCTCCGCCGGATGACGCTGGTGTCCGCACTGCGCTACAGCAGCGAGAGCGCGGCGCAGTTGTCGCCGGTGTTCGTGGCCGGGCTGTGGCCGTTCTGGGCGCTCGGTCTGTGGCGCACCTTCGGCCACGGCGTCGCCTTCGCCGGATTTCGTGCCAGTGGCTGGGTCATCGGGCGGTTCGGTGCGGTCCGGACCCTGCGGGGCGGTGAGCTGTTCGACAACGTGGTGAACTTCGTGGCGCTGGTCAAGCCCACGGTGGTGTCACCCGTGCTGCTCGGATCACCGGCCTACGGCATGTCGACGATCGCCCAGCAGACGCTGCTGCAGCGTGAGTTCAGCGACCGGGAACGCGCGACGATGGGTTCGCTGGCGGCGCTGCTCGGCAGCGTCCTCTATGCGCTGGTCGCCGTTGGAGCCGGTCTGGTGGCGGATCGGTGGGGCATCGTCGCGGCGTTGTTCACGATCCAGGCGGTGACGCTGATCGCCCTGCCCCTGGCCTGGCGGGCGCACGCCTGA
- a CDS encoding nuclear transport factor 2 family protein, which produces MDVLADRAELIELFGLYADIADLKEFTELPGRVLTDPITLDFASVADIPPMTVPLAGYVENLRAAFAPYAATHHVITGHVIKIDGDRATIHAHVRAEHWLPEEAAAGGPDRWLVVGFYDNEAVRTPGGWRLSRVKLTATHQENPHLSSGRS; this is translated from the coding sequence ATGGACGTGCTGGCCGATCGCGCCGAGCTCATCGAATTGTTCGGCCTGTACGCCGACATCGCCGATCTCAAGGAGTTCACCGAGCTGCCCGGCCGGGTCCTGACCGACCCGATCACCCTGGACTTCGCCTCGGTCGCCGACATCCCGCCGATGACCGTGCCGCTCGCCGGCTACGTCGAGAACCTCCGCGCCGCCTTCGCGCCCTACGCGGCGACACACCACGTCATCACCGGTCACGTCATCAAGATCGACGGTGACCGGGCGACGATCCACGCGCACGTCCGGGCCGAGCACTGGCTCCCGGAGGAGGCGGCCGCCGGTGGACCCGACCGGTGGCTGGTGGTCGGCTTCTACGACAACGAGGCGGTCCGTACGCCCGGCGGCTGGCGCCTGAGCCGCGTCAAGCTCACCGCGACCCACCAGGAGAATCCTCACCTGTCCTCGGGTCGGAGCTGA
- a CDS encoding tetratricopeptide repeat-containing diguanylate cyclase: MRPEVAATVESLIADIYVRHDGLAGRAAELVATATAAGDRRHADLGRLILAELDNRSGRVDEGVRRARDILRSTDDRLVVAHAHAVIAGGLWRVGDNAAAVRHAYPANRMLEDGDPPALRADHAIILALQVNDQRIGGVSHAEFRAAQELADATGVPALILANLNNWAWCAYTHGDLDAAAELVQRMRAHSGSTGEPLNASCADTVARILLETGRPREATVVIEAAIAGAAPTDSDAIPAALITLADIQRRDGNIGTAMRTLEACREIAARDLLPDVDALALRMLAGCHAELGDFQAAYQDMVDFHEAWTVRRSEQSDVAARVAHAQFAVDEAHRNTERFRDLAERDALTGLWNRRRSDAELDTMLGAGRPAAVALLDLDHFKQVNDTYAHAVGDLVLCRVAEILQTVAGHAGRHGGEEFILILDADPRTAAQTCEAVRAAVAGHDWQAVAPGLRVTTSIGLTTVRPGDDARSVVRRADEHLYAAKHSGRDQVSSDPRTGEDSPGGSR; encoded by the coding sequence GTGCGTCCCGAAGTTGCCGCCACGGTCGAGAGCCTGATCGCTGACATCTACGTGCGTCACGACGGGCTGGCCGGGCGGGCCGCGGAGCTCGTCGCGACGGCCACGGCGGCCGGGGACCGCCGGCACGCCGACCTGGGCCGGCTGATCCTCGCCGAGCTCGACAACCGCAGCGGCCGCGTCGACGAGGGTGTCCGGCGGGCCCGGGACATCCTGCGGAGCACCGACGACCGGCTTGTTGTCGCGCATGCCCACGCTGTCATCGCGGGCGGGCTGTGGCGTGTCGGTGACAACGCCGCCGCGGTCCGGCACGCCTATCCGGCGAACCGCATGCTGGAGGACGGCGACCCGCCGGCCCTGCGCGCGGACCACGCGATCATCCTGGCGCTGCAGGTCAACGACCAGCGCATCGGCGGCGTCTCGCACGCGGAGTTCCGGGCTGCCCAGGAGCTCGCCGACGCCACCGGGGTGCCCGCGCTGATCCTGGCGAACCTGAACAACTGGGCCTGGTGTGCCTACACGCACGGCGATCTGGACGCGGCGGCCGAGCTGGTGCAGCGGATGCGCGCACACAGCGGGAGCACCGGCGAGCCGTTGAACGCCTCCTGCGCCGACACCGTCGCCCGGATCCTGCTGGAGACCGGCCGCCCGCGGGAGGCGACCGTTGTCATCGAGGCCGCGATCGCCGGGGCCGCGCCGACCGACTCCGACGCGATCCCGGCCGCACTGATCACCCTGGCCGACATCCAGCGCCGCGACGGCAACATCGGCACCGCGATGCGTACGCTCGAGGCGTGCCGGGAGATCGCCGCCCGCGACCTGCTGCCCGACGTGGATGCGCTGGCGCTGCGGATGCTCGCCGGCTGCCACGCCGAGCTGGGTGACTTCCAGGCCGCGTACCAGGACATGGTCGACTTCCACGAGGCGTGGACCGTGCGGCGGTCGGAGCAGAGCGACGTCGCGGCCCGTGTCGCCCATGCGCAGTTCGCCGTCGACGAGGCGCACCGCAACACCGAGCGGTTCCGCGATCTGGCCGAACGGGACGCCCTCACCGGCCTCTGGAACCGGCGCCGCTCGGACGCCGAACTGGACACGATGCTGGGCGCGGGCCGTCCTGCGGCCGTCGCGCTGCTGGACCTCGACCACTTCAAACAGGTCAACGACACGTACGCCCACGCGGTCGGCGACCTCGTGCTGTGCCGGGTCGCGGAGATCCTGCAAACGGTCGCCGGGCATGCCGGGCGGCACGGCGGCGAGGAGTTCATCCTGATCCTGGACGCCGATCCGCGGACCGCCGCGCAGACGTGCGAGGCCGTCCGCGCGGCCGTGGCCGGTCACGATTGGCAGGCCGTCGCACCCGGCCTCCGGGTCACCACCAGCATCGGTCTGACGACGGTCCGGCCCGGCGACGACGCCCGGTCCGTCGTCCGCCGCGCCGACGAGCACCTGTACGCCGCCAAGCACTCCGGCCGCGACCAGGTCAGCTCCGACCCGAGGACAGGTGAGGATTCTCCTGGTGGGTCGCGGTGA